Proteins encoded by one window of Monoglobus pectinilyticus:
- a CDS encoding helix-turn-helix domain-containing protein yields MTISERLKYVRKMRGFTQESLAAAIGASRGVITNIEYGKVEPQPLVIRAICETLHINEQWLINGNGAMETLNETEKSSHILSEIYNSAKELSSEEQDFILDMIKTFQKHRENITDDK; encoded by the coding sequence ATGACTATAAGCGAACGATTGAAATATGTCCGTAAAATGAGAGGTTTTACTCAAGAATCTTTAGCTGCCGCTATTGGAGCTTCTCGCGGTGTAATTACTAATATTGAATATGGAAAGGTTGAACCACAACCATTAGTGATACGTGCAATTTGTGAAACACTGCATATAAATGAACAATGGCTTATAAATGGAAATGGTGCAATGGAGACTCTTAACGAAACCGAAAAAAGTTCTCACATACTCTCTGAAATATATAATTCTGCTAAAGAACTGTCTAGTGAAGAACAAGACTTCATTTTAGATATGATTAAGACCTTTCAAAAACACCGTGAAAATATTACTGATGATAAGTAA
- a CDS encoding helix-turn-helix domain-containing protein, whose amino-acid sequence MNLSDRIKIIISENSLKQKEFAKSINVTESYISKLLRGESGVSNSTATLIEELYGYSIDWILNGSEPKFSKKNNTKDFTPIQRKIISDIEQMDESDLIAVKAFIKSLDAYKRSFDKNEQ is encoded by the coding sequence ATGAATTTATCAGATAGAATTAAAATTATAATTTCAGAAAACAGTTTAAAACAGAAAGAGTTTGCCAAAAGCATAAACGTCACAGAAAGTTATATTTCAAAATTACTACGTGGCGAAAGTGGGGTGTCAAACTCAACCGCTACTCTTATTGAAGAGTTATACGGTTATTCAATTGATTGGATATTGAACGGTTCCGAACCAAAGTTTAGCAAAAAAAACAATACCAAGGATTTTACGCCAATACAGAGAAAAATTATTTCTGATATAGAGCAAATGGATGAATCAGATTTAATAGCTGTAAAGGCATTTATTAAATCTTTGGATGCGTACAAAAGGTCATTTGATAAAAATGAGCAATAG